One region of Nitrospirota bacterium genomic DNA includes:
- a CDS encoding PilZ domain-containing protein produces MTVERAVRVRTSAGERSARMQDLSLTGCFLETSATYEVGAILELSFALSSGDEQPLTTEARVVRRTQQGVGVRFVFSDAQTPLTLKRWLSSHPAA; encoded by the coding sequence GTGACGGTTGAACGCGCGGTCCGGGTGCGGACTTCCGCCGGCGAGCGGTCGGCCCGCATGCAGGATCTGAGTCTCACCGGATGTTTCCTGGAGACCTCGGCCACCTACGAAGTGGGCGCCATTCTCGAGCTGAGCTTCGCGCTCTCCAGCGGGGACGAACAACCCCTCACCACGGAGGCGCGCGTGGTCCGGCGCACCCAACAGGGAGTCGGCGTCCGATTCGTGTTTTCCGACGCGCAAACGCCCCTTACGCTGAAGCGCTGGCTCTCCTCGCATCCCGCCGCCTAA
- a CDS encoding CopD family protein: protein MLAAVIRPLARDASSEGVDLARRVGRRFKSLAWVSLVLLIVTGFFNVLNEGGSARIESAWGGVLMLKLFLVLVMIGLSVVHDFILDPYGPSAGRGPAAGTARRETAAARVQVAIVLVAIVILLIAAYLARM, encoded by the coding sequence ATGCTGGCCGCGGTGATCCGGCCGCTCGCGCGGGACGCGTCATCAGAAGGCGTGGACCTCGCGCGGCGCGTCGGTCGGCGGTTCAAATCGCTCGCCTGGGTGAGCCTGGTGTTGCTCATTGTGACCGGCTTCTTCAACGTCCTGAACGAAGGCGGCTCCGCGCGGATCGAATCAGCCTGGGGCGGCGTGTTGATGCTGAAGCTGTTCCTGGTGTTGGTGATGATCGGCCTGTCGGTCGTACACGACTTCATCCTCGATCCGTACGGACCCAGCGCGGGACGCGGACCGGCCGCCGGCACCGCCCGCCGCGAAACCGCCGCGGCGCGAGTTCAGGTCGCGATCGTGCTGGTCGCGATCGTCATCTTACTGATCGCCGCCTATCTGGCGCGGATGTAA
- a CDS encoding potassium/proton antiporter — protein sequence MTIDVVLTIGPWLLLLGVLLTKLSRRLNVPALLFFVIVGMLAGSEGLGGIAFENYQITQDVGLVALALILFAGGLDTSPRAFSLGIWPAVSLATLGVVLTALVLGVFAAWWLGWSLLEGLLLGSIVGSTDAAAVFLVLRNQNTKLARPLESTLEVESGINDPMAVFMTIVLTEVLMIDKGLSVGDILLRLGYQAVSGTLIGIGFGIAAAWAINRVRLESTGLYPVMTFALGLGTYSFTDAVGGSGFVAVYLAGLMIGQRLTVSQRLILDFHDGLAWLMQIVMFVALGLLSFPSRLWAVADDGLMLSAVLMVVARPVAVFVSLPFSRFTLRERLLISWVGLRGAVPIILATFPVLAGLPNSLLFFDLIFFAVVTSVLLQGTTISWAARVLGLRSQRRPEPRHRLHITSIEQTDRRIMDYYLDHKSRSVGQLIRDLPWPHETFVAMIVRGGHVLAPRGQTRLEIGDHLFVLCRKRDQPEITRLFEEGMGSAAAPTAERPAPETDPGIGRD from the coding sequence ATGACGATCGACGTCGTGCTGACCATTGGCCCCTGGCTGCTGTTGTTGGGGGTGCTCCTCACCAAGCTCTCCCGTCGCCTCAATGTTCCCGCCCTGCTGTTCTTTGTGATCGTCGGCATGTTGGCCGGCTCGGAGGGGCTGGGAGGCATCGCCTTCGAAAACTACCAGATCACCCAGGACGTGGGGCTGGTTGCGCTCGCGCTGATCCTGTTCGCCGGCGGGCTGGATACCAGCCCGCGTGCGTTCAGTCTGGGCATCTGGCCCGCCGTCAGTCTCGCCACGCTGGGCGTGGTCTTGACCGCCCTGGTGTTGGGCGTGTTCGCGGCGTGGTGGTTGGGGTGGTCGCTCCTCGAAGGCCTCTTGTTGGGGAGTATCGTCGGGTCCACCGATGCCGCGGCCGTGTTTCTCGTCCTTCGCAATCAGAACACGAAGTTGGCTCGACCCCTGGAGTCGACGCTGGAGGTCGAGTCCGGCATCAACGATCCGATGGCCGTGTTCATGACCATTGTGCTGACCGAAGTGTTGATGATCGACAAGGGGCTTTCGGTCGGTGACATTCTCCTCCGGTTGGGCTATCAGGCCGTATCCGGCACGCTGATCGGCATCGGCTTCGGCATCGCCGCGGCCTGGGCGATCAACCGCGTTCGACTCGAATCGACGGGCCTGTATCCGGTCATGACGTTCGCGCTGGGGCTGGGAACGTATAGCTTCACGGACGCGGTGGGCGGCAGCGGGTTCGTCGCGGTCTATCTGGCCGGCTTGATGATCGGTCAACGGCTCACGGTGTCGCAACGCCTCATCCTGGATTTTCACGACGGCTTGGCGTGGTTGATGCAAATCGTCATGTTCGTCGCGCTGGGCCTTCTCTCGTTTCCCAGTCGACTGTGGGCCGTCGCGGACGACGGCCTCATGCTGTCGGCCGTGCTGATGGTGGTCGCGCGTCCCGTGGCCGTGTTTGTGTCGCTGCCGTTCTCTCGGTTTACCCTGCGGGAACGATTATTGATTTCGTGGGTCGGGCTGCGCGGCGCCGTGCCGATCATCTTGGCCACCTTTCCGGTGCTGGCCGGGCTGCCGAACAGCCTGCTGTTTTTCGACCTAATCTTCTTCGCAGTGGTCACCTCGGTGCTGCTCCAGGGAACCACGATATCGTGGGCCGCCAGAGTGTTGGGGTTACGCAGTCAACGGCGGCCCGAGCCGCGTCATCGCCTGCACATCACGTCGATCGAACAGACCGACCGTCGCATCATGGACTACTACCTAGACCACAAGAGCCGGTCTGTTGGCCAGTTGATCAGGGACCTCCCCTGGCCTCACGAGACGTTCGTCGCCATGATCGTGCGCGGGGGGCACGTGCTTGCCCCCAGGGGTCAAACCCGGCTTGAAATCGGCGACCATCTTTTCGTCCTCTGCCGCAAGCGCGACCAACCCGAAATCACCCGGCTCTTTGAGGAGGGAATGGGTTCTGCTGCGGCCCCGACCGCGGAGCGCCCCGCACCGGAAACTGATCCGGGAATCGGGCGCGATTGA
- the alr gene encoding alanine racemase has translation MTAAVAALRPTVAHVDLRALRDNLRQARRLAGGREIIAVVKADAYGHGAVPVARALAQDGVARFGVALVEEGRALRDAGVQGEVIVLGGFTADQAPELTELGLSATVFHLDHAAALDAAARRAGRVVPIHLKIDTGMGRLGFAVAEAVRALSRLAECSGLRVEGLMTHFADADLADPAYAREQIARFDAVADAARRAGVGVPMRHAANSAALIKGPDGLANPTKHPSDGPLYDAVRPGIMLYGCRPGPDVGGVELRPVLTLATRVLLLKRVPADTPISYGRTFVTRRESLIAVLPIGYADGYPRALSNRGSVLVRGRRAPVVGRVCMDLTMIDVTDVPGAAEGDDVVLIGAQRDAALPAEEVADAAGTIAYELLCGIGPRVPRRYVDFANAVTP, from the coding sequence GTGACGGCGGCCGTGGCCGCGCTGCGTCCCACCGTGGCTCACGTCGACCTTCGTGCGCTCCGCGACAATTTGAGGCAAGCCCGTCGCCTGGCGGGAGGACGCGAGATCATCGCGGTCGTGAAGGCCGACGCGTACGGTCATGGCGCGGTGCCGGTGGCTCGCGCGCTGGCCCAGGACGGAGTGGCCCGGTTCGGCGTCGCGCTGGTGGAAGAGGGCCGCGCGCTTCGCGATGCCGGGGTGCAAGGCGAAGTCATCGTCTTGGGCGGGTTCACGGCGGACCAAGCGCCCGAACTCACGGAGCTTGGACTGTCGGCGACCGTCTTTCACCTCGATCACGCCGCGGCGCTCGACGCGGCGGCCCGGCGCGCCGGACGCGTCGTGCCGATCCACCTCAAAATCGATACCGGGATGGGCCGCCTGGGCTTTGCAGTGGCGGAGGCGGTTCGAGCGCTGTCGCGCCTTGCGGAGTGTTCTGGGCTTCGCGTCGAAGGACTGATGACCCATTTCGCGGACGCGGACTTGGCGGACCCCGCGTACGCGCGAGAGCAGATCGCGCGATTTGACGCCGTCGCCGACGCGGCGCGGCGCGCCGGAGTGGGGGTGCCGATGCGGCATGCCGCAAACAGCGCGGCGTTGATCAAAGGCCCTGATGGCCTGGCCAATCCGACGAAGCACCCCAGTGACGGTCCCCTGTACGACGCGGTCCGCCCCGGAATCATGTTGTACGGGTGTCGGCCGGGACCCGACGTGGGCGGGGTGGAGTTGCGGCCGGTGCTCACGCTGGCGACCAGGGTGTTACTGCTCAAACGCGTGCCGGCGGACACGCCGATCAGCTATGGCCGCACGTTCGTGACGCGACGCGAGAGCCTCATCGCGGTGCTCCCCATTGGGTACGCCGACGGCTACCCCCGGGCGTTGTCCAATCGCGGATCGGTCCTGGTTCGCGGCCGACGAGCGCCGGTGGTGGGTCGGGTCTGTATGGACCTCACGATGATCGACGTGACCGACGTGCCGGGCGCAGCCGAGGGTGACGACGTGGTGCTGATCGGCGCGCAACGCGACGCGGCGCTTCCCGCGGAGGAGGTGGCTGATGCGGCCGGCACCATCGCCTACGAACTGTTGTGTGGGATCGGGCCGCGGGTGCCTCGTCGGTACGTGGACTTCGCGAACGCGGTGACGCCATGA
- a CDS encoding ABC transporter ATP-binding protein, which produces MIDIEDLHKRFNSKVVLAGLTLTIEHGETMVVIGGSGTGKSVLLKHVIGLMKPDRGRVLVDGQEVGQLDEARLTEIRKKFGMLFQGSALFDSLSVWENVGFWLARHSALSARQIREVAREKLALVGLKGVEDLMPAELSGGMKKRVGLARAIAHDPEIMLYDEPTTGLDPIMADVINELIIRLKEQLKVTSIAITHDMTSAYKIADRIAMLYQGRILEVGTPDEIRGSANPVVRQFITGSAEGPIAVM; this is translated from the coding sequence ATGATCGACATCGAGGACCTGCACAAGCGCTTCAACAGCAAGGTGGTGCTGGCGGGACTGACCTTGACCATCGAGCACGGGGAAACCATGGTGGTGATCGGGGGAAGCGGGACCGGAAAAAGCGTATTGCTCAAACACGTGATCGGTCTGATGAAACCCGATCGGGGGCGGGTGCTGGTCGACGGCCAAGAAGTAGGGCAATTGGACGAAGCGCGCCTGACCGAGATCCGCAAGAAATTCGGCATGCTGTTTCAGGGGTCGGCGCTGTTCGATTCGCTCTCGGTGTGGGAGAACGTGGGGTTCTGGCTGGCCAGGCACTCCGCGCTGTCCGCCCGGCAGATCCGGGAGGTGGCGCGCGAGAAACTCGCCCTCGTGGGCCTCAAGGGCGTGGAAGATCTCATGCCGGCCGAGCTGTCCGGCGGGATGAAAAAGCGCGTGGGGCTCGCGCGCGCGATCGCCCACGACCCGGAGATCATGCTCTACGACGAGCCCACTACGGGGCTGGATCCCATCATGGCCGACGTGATCAACGAATTGATCATCCGCCTCAAGGAGCAGCTCAAAGTCACGTCGATCGCCATCACCCACGACATGACCAGCGCCTATAAGATCGCTGACCGCATCGCGATGTTGTACCAGGGGCGGATTCTGGAGGTCGGCACACCCGACGAAATCCGGGGGAGCGCCAACCCGGTCGTCCGGCAGTTCATCACCGGCAGCGCGGAGGGGCCCATTGCCGTCATGTAA
- a CDS encoding MlaD family protein encodes MKALSLEARVGAVVALALGLLLWSSFQLKDFAFRPVEGVRVSTLFDSAAGLDKNAPVKMAGVPIGEVETMALEDSRAKVVMRIRPEVKIPKGSRAVVKASGLLGDKYIEILPGREPGTLEDGAQIPQEEGTADLDALINRFGAIADDVKAVTASLRNVLASSEGEQSLKEIVAHFRNVAENLDHIMAENREGIRETVAHAEEFMRSLREEGPKLVATLNRIADRLERGDGTLGKLLTDEAVYQKLDDALANLNTVSKNLEEGKGTLGKLINDDEAYEKLNTALTGLSGTLNKIDQIRITLGGGADVQTDTGDYRGYVNVALTPRENKSYFFEVVNDPRGKVQKTVNLFTTNGVTTEVEQISFETKVKFSLEYFRRFGNVGVFGGLIENSFGFGADYFFDDPGLKFSLQLWDFSSDDPLNERVRAKATARYTFLDYLYIQAGYDNPFNRELDTGFVGVGLAFDDEDLKYLIGSGLGRATLGTGN; translated from the coding sequence ATGAAGGCCTTGAGCCTCGAAGCGCGCGTGGGCGCCGTGGTGGCGCTCGCGCTGGGGTTATTGTTGTGGAGCAGTTTTCAACTCAAGGATTTCGCCTTTCGGCCGGTCGAGGGCGTGCGGGTCTCGACGCTGTTTGATTCGGCCGCGGGGTTGGACAAGAACGCGCCGGTGAAGATGGCGGGCGTGCCGATCGGTGAGGTCGAGACCATGGCGCTGGAAGATTCCCGCGCCAAGGTCGTCATGCGCATCCGACCGGAGGTGAAAATTCCCAAAGGGAGCCGGGCGGTGGTCAAAGCCTCCGGGTTGTTGGGGGACAAATACATCGAAATCCTTCCGGGCCGCGAGCCGGGGACGCTGGAGGACGGCGCGCAGATTCCGCAGGAGGAGGGCACGGCTGATTTGGACGCGCTGATCAATCGCTTCGGCGCGATCGCCGACGACGTCAAGGCCGTGACCGCGTCGCTGCGCAACGTGTTGGCGAGCTCAGAGGGCGAACAGTCGCTCAAGGAGATCGTCGCTCATTTCAGGAACGTCGCGGAGAACCTCGATCACATCATGGCGGAGAACCGCGAGGGCATCAGGGAGACCGTGGCGCACGCGGAAGAATTCATGCGGTCGTTGCGGGAGGAGGGGCCCAAGCTCGTCGCGACCCTCAACCGGATCGCGGACCGCCTGGAGCGAGGGGACGGCACGCTCGGCAAGCTGCTCACCGACGAAGCGGTTTACCAAAAACTCGACGACGCGCTCGCCAATCTCAACACCGTGTCGAAGAATCTGGAAGAGGGCAAGGGCACGCTGGGCAAGTTGATCAACGACGACGAAGCATACGAAAAGCTCAACACCGCGCTCACCGGCCTGAGCGGCACGCTGAACAAGATCGACCAGATCCGCATCACCTTGGGCGGCGGTGCCGACGTGCAGACCGACACCGGGGATTACCGAGGCTACGTGAACGTGGCGCTCACGCCGCGCGAGAACAAGAGTTATTTCTTTGAAGTGGTGAACGACCCCCGCGGAAAAGTGCAAAAGACCGTCAACCTGTTCACCACTAACGGCGTCACTACGGAAGTCGAGCAAATCAGCTTTGAAACGAAGGTCAAGTTCTCGCTGGAATACTTCCGGCGGTTCGGCAACGTGGGCGTGTTCGGAGGCTTGATCGAGAACAGCTTCGGATTTGGTGCCGACTACTTCTTCGACGATCCGGGGCTGAAATTCAGCCTGCAGTTGTGGGACTTCAGCAGCGACGATCCGCTCAACGAGCGTGTCCGCGCCAAAGCCACCGCCCGATACACGTTCCTCGACTATCTCTATATCCAGGCGGGCTACGACAATCCCTTCAACCGGGAGCTCGACACCGGGTTCGTCGGAGTCGGGCTTGCGTTCGACGACGAGGACCTCAAGTACCTGATCGGCAGCGGGCTGGGGAGGGCGACGCTGGGAACTGGGAACTAG
- a CDS encoding tetratricopeptide repeat protein translates to MSTGSRGSLVHPPGWLTALIVAWAIAAWGCSTVRSVHVVTLRDPLSPNEHVALGVAYEREGKQDLAKQEYENALRAQPDHAQALVNLGNLAAQRGAFDDAEAWYRRAVRVGGKEAAPGANNLAWLYLTQDKRLASAESLARKAIAWDPKPEYADTLVDILIKTRKPIEAGRAIDDAIALAGDDPQQAEQVRTMFADETQAVAHLAFEQGKAKLAAGKPDEAELLLREAIRRDGERATDYLVPLAEALLASNRPDDAVRIIDQGQSAVPPLANFSEKSRVLAQAAHARSKVLFQDGQLESAEALVRGALRWDPSRAPHYLDTLAQVLIAQDKPYEAGKVIDEADSLVPVGDVELRARLFDRKAELFTSQGLTAEAKGAAQQAEAIRKAATP, encoded by the coding sequence ATGAGCACGGGTTCCCGTGGATCTCTCGTACATCCCCCGGGTTGGCTGACTGCGCTGATCGTGGCGTGGGCCATCGCCGCGTGGGGCTGTTCCACGGTTCGGTCGGTCCATGTGGTCACGCTTCGCGATCCGCTGAGCCCCAACGAGCACGTCGCGCTGGGCGTGGCGTACGAGCGCGAGGGCAAGCAAGATCTGGCCAAGCAGGAATACGAGAACGCGTTGCGCGCGCAGCCCGATCACGCGCAGGCGTTGGTGAACCTCGGGAACCTTGCCGCGCAGCGGGGAGCGTTTGACGACGCGGAGGCCTGGTATCGGCGCGCGGTGCGCGTGGGGGGGAAAGAAGCGGCGCCGGGCGCCAACAACCTCGCGTGGCTGTACCTGACCCAGGACAAGCGGCTCGCCTCCGCGGAGTCGCTGGCGCGAAAGGCCATTGCGTGGGATCCCAAGCCCGAGTATGCCGACACGTTGGTCGACATCCTGATCAAGACCCGTAAACCCATCGAGGCCGGCCGGGCGATCGACGACGCCATCGCCCTGGCGGGCGACGATCCTCAACAGGCCGAGCAGGTTCGGACCATGTTCGCGGACGAGACGCAGGCGGTGGCCCATCTGGCGTTCGAACAGGGAAAAGCCAAGCTTGCGGCGGGAAAACCCGACGAGGCGGAACTCCTCCTTCGGGAGGCGATCCGACGGGACGGTGAACGGGCCACGGACTACCTGGTGCCCCTCGCCGAGGCGCTGTTGGCCTCGAATCGGCCGGACGACGCCGTGCGTATCATCGACCAGGGACAGTCGGCGGTGCCGCCGCTCGCCAATTTTTCCGAGAAGTCGCGGGTCCTCGCCCAAGCGGCGCACGCCCGAAGCAAGGTCCTGTTCCAGGACGGTCAGTTGGAGTCGGCCGAGGCGCTCGTGCGGGGCGCGCTTCGCTGGGATCCGTCTCGCGCCCCACACTACCTCGACACGTTGGCGCAGGTGCTGATCGCCCAGGACAAGCCGTATGAGGCGGGCAAAGTGATCGATGAAGCCGATTCGCTCGTCCCCGTCGGCGACGTGGAACTCCGCGCCCGTCTGTTTGACCGCAAAGCCGAGCTCTTCACCTCTCAGGGACTCACCGCCGAAGCCAAGGGTGCGGCGCAGCAGGCCGAGGCGATCCGGAAGGCCGCAACTCCGTGA
- the uvrC gene encoding excinuclease ABC subunit UvrC, with translation MINGQKRLPEPPSAPGVYVMRGAAGKILYVGKAKSLPDRVRSYFQPSSRLPPKTAALVSQVQDIEYFVTGSELEALILENNLIKKHRPRYNIVLRDDKHYPFIRLAMEDPYPRPEIVRRVARDGARYFGPYVPTNALRETLRVLRYLFPLPNCSITIDGTAERACIEYEIGRCLAPCTGQQTRSDYREMIDQVRLFLEGRDRELVRVLESRMSEASEALRFEEAARLRDQIARIDTVLERQRITSTRLEDQDVVALVREGDAADVQVLFVRGGMLIGRKDFYFERAEPDAAALLTAVLQQFYDRETVVPPEIVLPVDLPDEGVLASWLTARRGTSVRLTTPSRGPDAALLALARENAEAAMADHRRRERAGEAEARELQRVLALPRCPRRIEAFDISNFQGDQAVGSMVVWEGGKMKKSDYRKFEIKTIQGANDFGMLYEVVSRHYARVQDKGGPWPDLIVIDGGRGQLNAAIDALRALDIPVGNEGPAAIGLAKERGDKGERIFRPGEADPVTLDPGAASTRLLQRIRDEAHRFAITYHRAVRHRRLAQSRLDAVVGIGPARKRALLARFGSVERLADATEEEVSAVPGIPQALARLVLHALRESDPRRG, from the coding sequence ATGATCAACGGACAAAAACGACTTCCCGAGCCTCCTTCCGCGCCCGGGGTCTACGTCATGCGCGGGGCGGCAGGAAAAATCCTCTACGTCGGCAAGGCCAAATCCCTGCCGGATCGCGTCCGATCCTACTTTCAGCCGAGCTCCCGCCTTCCCCCTAAAACCGCGGCGCTGGTGTCCCAGGTGCAGGACATCGAGTACTTCGTCACCGGGTCCGAGCTGGAAGCGCTCATTCTTGAAAACAACCTGATCAAGAAACACCGTCCCCGATACAACATCGTTCTGCGCGATGATAAACACTATCCGTTCATCCGACTGGCCATGGAGGACCCGTATCCGCGGCCCGAGATCGTCCGCCGCGTGGCGCGAGACGGCGCGCGATACTTCGGGCCCTACGTGCCCACCAACGCGCTGCGCGAGACGTTGCGAGTCCTGCGGTACCTCTTTCCGCTGCCGAACTGCTCGATCACGATCGACGGTACCGCCGAGCGCGCCTGCATCGAGTACGAGATCGGCCGGTGCCTGGCGCCGTGTACCGGCCAACAAACCCGGTCGGACTATCGGGAGATGATCGATCAGGTCCGGTTGTTCCTGGAAGGACGCGATCGCGAATTGGTCCGGGTATTGGAGTCCCGGATGAGCGAGGCCTCGGAGGCGCTGCGGTTCGAAGAGGCCGCCAGGCTGCGAGACCAGATCGCGCGGATCGACACGGTATTGGAGCGACAGCGCATCACGTCCACGCGGCTGGAGGATCAGGACGTGGTGGCGCTCGTGCGCGAGGGAGACGCCGCCGACGTGCAGGTGCTGTTCGTCCGCGGCGGGATGCTGATCGGGCGAAAAGACTTCTACTTCGAGCGGGCCGAGCCTGACGCCGCGGCGTTGCTCACCGCGGTCTTGCAGCAGTTTTACGACCGCGAGACCGTCGTGCCCCCGGAAATCGTGTTGCCGGTCGATCTCCCCGACGAAGGCGTGCTCGCCTCGTGGCTCACGGCGCGACGAGGCACGAGCGTTCGACTGACCACGCCGTCCCGCGGACCGGACGCCGCGCTCCTCGCGTTGGCGCGGGAGAACGCGGAAGCCGCAATGGCCGATCACCGACGGCGGGAGCGCGCGGGCGAGGCCGAAGCCCGGGAGCTCCAGCGCGTGCTGGCGCTCCCCCGCTGCCCGCGACGGATCGAAGCGTTCGACATTTCGAACTTTCAGGGCGACCAAGCGGTGGGGTCAATGGTGGTGTGGGAAGGCGGAAAGATGAAAAAATCGGACTACCGCAAGTTCGAAATCAAGACGATCCAGGGAGCGAACGACTTCGGCATGCTCTACGAGGTAGTGAGCCGACACTACGCCAGGGTGCAGGACAAGGGCGGCCCGTGGCCCGACCTGATCGTGATCGACGGGGGCCGCGGGCAACTGAACGCCGCGATCGATGCGTTGCGGGCGCTCGACATCCCGGTCGGGAACGAGGGCCCCGCGGCGATCGGCCTGGCGAAGGAACGCGGGGACAAGGGGGAACGGATCTTCCGGCCGGGCGAGGCCGACCCCGTCACGCTCGATCCCGGGGCCGCGTCCACTCGGCTGCTCCAACGAATTCGGGACGAAGCGCACCGCTTTGCCATCACCTATCATCGCGCGGTGCGCCACCGGCGCCTGGCCCAGTCGCGACTGGATGCCGTGGTAGGGATCGGGCCCGCGAGAAAACGGGCATTGCTCGCGAGGTTCGGGAGCGTGGAACGACTCGCCGACGCCACGGAAGAGGAGGTCAGCGCCGTTCCCGGAATTCCGCAGGCTTTGGCGCGTCTGGTCTTACACGCGCTCCGGGAGTCCGACCCCCGGCGCGGCTAA
- a CDS encoding phosphate-starvation-inducible PsiE family protein: MLPGTSRFPSIEFMERLETYGYISVGISFLLLGMAVFVYGWWEFAEMATTHVPKAILVLLNDLLLVVILLELFRTIVNFLKTGEISLEPFLHVGIIAAVRKILTVGAEMVLAETIDEIRFTQYLFDVGVHGAVVLALVAGLYFYRTPRRTVAANVPPPQAS, from the coding sequence ATGCTACCTGGGACATCCCGGTTTCCGTCCATCGAATTCATGGAACGCCTCGAAACGTACGGCTATATCTCGGTCGGAATCAGTTTCTTGTTGCTCGGGATGGCCGTGTTCGTCTATGGGTGGTGGGAGTTCGCCGAGATGGCGACCACACACGTGCCCAAAGCCATCCTGGTCTTATTGAACGACCTGCTGTTGGTGGTCATTCTGTTGGAGTTGTTTCGTACCATCGTCAATTTCCTCAAGACCGGCGAGATCAGTCTCGAGCCGTTCCTGCACGTCGGAATCATCGCGGCGGTCCGGAAGATCCTCACCGTGGGCGCCGAAATGGTGCTCGCCGAGACCATCGACGAGATCCGGTTCACCCAGTACCTGTTCGATGTCGGGGTCCACGGCGCGGTGGTCCTGGCCCTGGTGGCCGGTCTGTACTTTTACCGCACCCCGCGGCGCACCGTTGCCGCGAATGTCCCCCCGCCGCAAGCGTCGTGA
- a CDS encoding ABC transporter permease, translating into MIRGLEWLGRSTIALLREMGDLSMLLWGVVRGVLARPLDVRLHVRQMEEVGTKSIPVVVITGLSTGMVLALQSYNGFQRFQAESLVGTVVALSMTRELGPVLTGLMVAGRAGAAMAAELGTMRVTEQIDALASMGVNPVKYLVLPRFLAGLIMLPILTVFADIIGVAGGYGVSVLLLDVNPTVYMKRTFDYLEVADVYGGLLKAVVFGGIIALISCQRGFTASGGAEGVGQATTGAVVVSCVLILISDYFMTALLY; encoded by the coding sequence ATGATCAGAGGCCTGGAGTGGCTCGGGCGGAGCACCATCGCGCTGCTCCGGGAGATGGGTGACCTGTCGATGCTGTTGTGGGGCGTGGTGCGGGGCGTCCTCGCGCGGCCGTTGGACGTGCGGTTACACGTCAGACAGATGGAAGAAGTCGGCACCAAGTCGATCCCGGTGGTGGTGATCACGGGCTTGTCGACCGGGATGGTGCTGGCGTTGCAAAGCTACAACGGGTTCCAACGCTTTCAGGCCGAGAGTCTGGTGGGGACGGTCGTGGCGCTCTCGATGACCCGCGAGTTGGGCCCCGTGCTGACCGGCCTCATGGTAGCGGGCCGAGCGGGCGCGGCGATGGCGGCGGAACTGGGCACCATGCGCGTGACCGAACAGATCGACGCGTTGGCCTCGATGGGCGTCAACCCGGTGAAGTACCTGGTTCTCCCGCGGTTTCTTGCGGGACTGATCATGCTCCCGATTCTGACGGTGTTTGCGGACATCATCGGCGTTGCGGGCGGCTACGGGGTTTCGGTGCTGCTGCTCGACGTCAACCCCACGGTGTACATGAAACGCACCTTCGATTATCTCGAGGTCGCCGACGTGTATGGGGGCCTTCTCAAGGCGGTGGTCTTCGGCGGGATCATCGCGTTGATCAGTTGTCAGCGAGGTTTCACCGCGAGCGGGGGGGCGGAGGGCGTGGGGCAGGCGACCACGGGTGCGGTCGTGGTGTCATGCGTGTTGATCTTGATCTCGGATTATTTCATGACGGCGTTGCTGTATTAA